ttTCAGAGGCAAGAGGTATTTTGGCCCCAAGTGAAAAGAGTTGATAAGGTAGAGGTGGAATCAAAAACAACACTCAAATTAAGTCTGTGATCAAACTCTACTGTGCAATAACAAATGAGCAATAATGAGCCAATAGAACCGATCTGCTTTGATAGGGGCTTTCAGATCTCTGTGTCTAATGTCTGTTAACTCCCATTTCTTCATCCTCCAGCTTCCCCCCCTCTCCATTAATCAGCAGTTGCTAAGATGACAAAGCAAATCCATCCTCTCCTTCAAATAACAACGCCGGCTCAAGTGCTAGGCACCAGAGAGCCCCACTTACATAACGGGCCCTTTTGCACGAGGGGATCCAATCCCAGATCAAATTAGCTTCATCAGATGGAGGAGCCGGTCCAGGAGCCCGTTTTGGGGCGCCTTTAGCCGAGGCCCTTCTGCGTATATTGACTCCGCTCTTGGCGTCCTGTGAGCGACGCAGGCCCTGTTTACAGTGGCAGCCGCTGACCAGGGCTTCTGTATGCTGATTAAGTTGCGGAGGAAGTTGCTGTTGGCGAGCGCCAACCTGCCCATCCTCCTGCCCGCCACCGAAGGGGCCTTTtgaagtgcacacacaccccgTCGGTCGCGGGCAGAGTCACGGACACCCGAGAGGAATGTTTTGGTCCTTCTAGAACAGCCTTCTCATTGTAGTGATTTTGGGCACATGGGTAATTGATCATTATTTTTGGGGGGAGAGAAAGCATCCTGGACCCGGACActtaataatactaataataacaaTCAGACTTAGAGACAGACCAATACAACACCCATTGTCCTGCTcggtgtgtgttatgtgtgtgtcttggcccACGCTTGGTTGCTTTGATCACAACCAACACCCCCATCTTTGGATGGGGGATGGGGCTTCTATCCTGGAGCTATCTCTCATtgtaaaaacattaataagGATAATAATAACAGAGCTCCTGCTGGCTCCTGCCAGACCCTAGTCAGGAAGAGGGGggagagttctctctctctctctctctctctgtcgctctttTTTGTGAGAAGACTAAGAGGAGGAGGTTCAATTTCTCAAGAAGGCAGGTGATCATCACAAGGGGAAGCTGGCAGTAATCTGTGGACCATggaaggtgtgagtgtgtgtgtgcgtacgtgcgtgcgtgcatgtgtgtgtgtgtgtgtgtggtggaggatgaagaggaaggTGAGTTGAGTGGAAGTGACACACTCCTCTCTGTGCAGGCCAAACACACCCCCAGTTCCCCCTCACGTTTCTCCCCATGTGAGTAGGGCTCGGAGGCCCAGTGTGTGTCTCAGGAAGCAAGCAAGAGGCTATGCTTTAGaactacactcaaacacacacacacacacacacacacacgcacgcacacatacaaacacatacacacacacatagacacagacagacacaaacgcacacacatagacacagactgacacacacacacacacacacacacactttctttctaactctctctctctctctctcacacacacacacggagagaaaATTATACAGACTAAGCACACTTCAACAATGACTGAAGGCTTGACTGAAGGCACTGGTGGTTCATGGTGATACACACAGCACCACTTCAACAACAAGGGAATTAAGAACCTTCAATCTGTGGAAGGAGGTTCATATACCCCTCTGAACATAACCTACACCTgtacctaggcctacacaatatgCAATCTTAATATGAAATCCATATTCTCTACAGTTTAGCTCTTTGCCTGTGGTAACTAGCCAGTCACACCTTTATCCAAAAACACCAGTCAGACATTTTACAAACAATATAATAAGTCAAGACTCCTTGCTGTGCAGACAAACTACACCCTGTGCACATTTAATTTTTATCTAACAGTCATCTGGCCAACTGTGTGCACTTATGAATAAGTTTGTtgtgtcacgtgtgtgtgtgtgtgtgtgtgtgtgtgtgtgtgttagacaggACTGCCCTAGCACAGAGGGTCAGTGGTGGGGACCTCCTGGTGTGCTATTGTCTGCTTGTCTGGACCCATTACAGCACACTGAAATTCCTGCTAACTCCGCGCTATGTCGGAGAAGTCAAAACAGGGATGAAGTATTTTGCTGTTTGTGGATTACAGTATAACCAGGATACACAGGAGAGAAAATTGGCTTTTTACTTTAATGATTAACTTCTCTCAAGCCTGGACGGTTAACCCGCACTGACAGGTTCGACGACCACCATAGTCAAATGTCTTTTCcagctttttttccccccttcgaTGTTCAGTTTCTGGAATAGTGAAAATGCTAAACCACCTTTTAATCTTTACTAATAGCCTCACTGAGGGACATGGTGATACTTCACTTTGAAACGCGGGTTTATTTTACACACCTGGCCCTGGCTAGAGTCAATGTTATTGTTGAACAAAATCCCCTTACCTTATTTCCTGAATCCCTGTAGCTAAAGGATATTTTGGGAATTAACACTGAATTCTATTATGCTGCACTGCTCTTTGGGAAGCCACTGATAAAATGCTAATAGAGACATATGAATAGCTGGTTTATGTACATGTATGAATATGGTAAGCAGCTCAATTTTTAGTGCATAGATCGGTGAATGTTCCTGAAACTTTTGTTTGAGGTGGAAAGACTTTTCTCAAGCTCAGTCAAGCGAGGGCAGGTCCCAGATTAGCGACTTTGGGGCAGTCTtggctctctctcgctctcattaTTTTCACAGAGAAGGACACCCAAGGACAGCTGACTCTCTAAGCTATGTCCCTTGTCCAAAGCTGATTCTTTTGGATTCACTTCAAGGCAATTTCAAGTTGTCATCACATACATGGACATACTTTTCGAGACTGTTGTCACATAAATAAGTGCGAGAAGACTTTATCCAAAAAGCTAAGTTCTTTGTCAAAATATAAGCTTGTGAGAACTGTCAACACTGAAGATTTGTTTGGACTTGTTTGTAGCACATACATCCTGAAAAACGttgaggaccacacacacatacacacacacacacaaagacaaaggcacgcacgcacgcacgcacgcacggcaGCAAAGTGGAAGTGAATTTAAGAGATTTCTTAATAATTTCTTAATTTCTTAAATAATTCAGATGCATACATCCCTCATCTCTTCACAGTGGGCTATGGCCCTTTTAAGTGTAAAGCACATTAGCACAAGCACACTAAGCCTACTCATAATAAGGCCTAGTGaataagaaaaatataaaatatatattaaatatatatataatcatgctttaaaatatatttaaagcATGATTATAAATGGGACAGGGGTTGTCTTGAATAGATGATTGCCAGTGTCTGAGGGGGGACACACTATGTTACAATCACAATGCAGCAACCTGATCCAGAAAACACATCTCCAGTTGTATGGAGCTTTTACATTATAAAAGACATCATCAAGTAGCTGCTTTAGAAAGGAGAAAATATTGaaagaggtggggggtgggggggggggggtccaacAAAGAAATATGTTACCGAGGTGGTGGCTGCAAATGATGTTATGACTGTTTTACACTGATTATGGATTGTGCCAGTGTTGTGTAGTGCATGAAAACCTTATTACAAAGATCATAATCATACAATTTAAGGTCAATAACAGGGATAAATGGGAGTTGCTCTGTAGTAAGTGGTTATGATGGTGATATGTTGGTTTGGTATGATGTTTTGTATTTGGTATGATTTATTTGGTGTGGTTTACTGTGTTTGATATTATGGGATGTGTAGCTCCAGTCCTCACAGGCGCCCAGTGTTGCTGGGTCGGCGTTTGAAGCTGTGAAGAGTGGGGGGACCACTGGGGCCCACCAGGGGGCTCCGCTGATAGTCTGTCTGGGGGTTTCCCATCTCCACttgctccctctccccctcaacGCCCACCCTTCGCTCCTCGTTCTCTCCTCCCACGCCCGCCTCCCTCTCCGGGGGCGCGCCGCTGTCACTCCAGCTGCGGCCCAACTCCACCCCAGAGTCCAGCCCGCTGTCAAGGAGGGTCTCGTCCCCGGGCACCGACTCCTTGAAGCGATCGAGGTTGACCTGCACCTTGTCCGGCGCCAAGCCCAGCGGGCGGTgaccgccgccaccaccaccaccccggcCCTCCCTACCGTCCTCCTGCGGGACCGGCGAGCCGTGGCCCAGGCGATCCAGGGGCCGGCGCAGGCAGTGGAAGAGCTCGGCCAGGTCAGTGCGGAACTTAGCGCTGAGGCCCATGTAGATGAAGGGGTTGTAGAAGCTGGCCGACTTGGCGAAGAGGCTGGCCAGGAGCCCGGTGAGCGGCGGCACTTGGTAGCCCAGTGCTGACCACATGGAGATGACGGCGTACGGTGACCACGCCAGCAGGAAGGCCGCACACAGCAGCAGAGACACCTGCAGAGAGgtagatagaggagagagaaagaggaggagtgagagagagagagagagagagagagagagagagagagagagagagagagagagagagagagagagagagagagagagagagagagagagagagagagagagagagaaaggttagaCTGTAaacaggggagaggaggggagaccagatgagaggaggagggaggagagagaaaagtagCAGGAAAGACACCTGCGGAGAAGCACTGGGAGATGCACTCAATAAGATGGGAGGATACAGAGAGTGGGAGGAGGACAAGAGAATAAAAGAACCGTGGAGaaaacaggagagagggagtctaGGGAGGAGAAGAAACTCAGGATAATGGACTCTCCAGCTCAGGACAGTTATGTGGATGGGGTGGTGATTTcccctcatcatcatcaaagaGTCAGAAGTGTTAATCATGGTTGTGTGGCTATGCGGAGCTCTGTTTGTGTAACACAGTCTCATTCCACTGATGGTGAACACATATTGTATACAAGTAAAAAGCAGGTCAGAACCCTTAAAAGTGGAAAAAAGACAGCTagagaaattaaaaataaataattttacaaGATTTTTTTTACTGGTGAGTAAAACAGTGTTCTTTGAGGCATAAACTTGCCATACATTTCACAAAAAGGATTCTACAAAGAACACTTATTCAGACAGTTCTACGAGCAACCTGGCTGGACATCTTAGGTGCCGTCCTCCCCTGAGAGGAGATGAGGTACCTGTGTTATGCCCCTCCTTCcctgagagaggagatgaggtacCTGTGTTACGGTTCTCCTCCcctgagagaggagatgaggtacCTGTGTTATGCCCCTCCTCCcctgagagaggagatgaggtacCTGTGTTACGGTTCTCCTCCcctgagagaggagatgaggtacCTGTGTTATGCCCCTCCTCCcctgagagaggagatgaggtacCGGTGTTACGGTTCTCCTCCcctgagagaggagatgaggtacCTGTGTTATGCCCCTCCTCAcctgagagaggagatgaggtacCTGTGTTATGGTTCTCCTCccgagagaggagatgaggtacCTGTGTTATGGTTCTCCTCccgagagaggagatgaggtacCTGTGTTATGCCTCTCTCGATCTTCTTCTGCCGCTCGCTGACCTTCCCCTGGCAGTTCCTGTGGCTGGCGCTGACCATGCGCATGATGGACACGTAAGTGAACACGATGACGGAAATGGGCAGGAAGAAgttgaagaggaagatgaggatgacGTAGAGCCGGTAGGCCACGGAGAACCTGGCCTGCGCCCAGTCGATCTCACACGTGCCGTACCTGCGGGCTGcagagtgaagaggagagacCACGCCTCTTCAATACTCATGTCAATATGTCAAATCATGTCAATGTCAATATGTCGAATAAATGCTGTTGTGTCTTCCTTTGAAGACATTAACAGTATACTGTAACTGTGAggcattttatttgttttacaatTCCAACATGTAGACAACTGTTTATGAAGGAATGCTGTACTGGTTATGAGGTGCTACCTGCACTGGAATGATCCAACTGAATGACAGAATGATCAAACAAAAGATGGAAAGTTGCCAGGTAACAAGGATTAACTGGAGCTACAGGGACCTAACAGAGGACAAGAGAACCTCTTGTGTAAAGTATGGAGAGTGGAAAGAGGTAGGGAGAGCTGCCCTCAGGCCATGAGGAGATGGACATGCCGTTGGTTCATTGGCTCCTTTACCTTTGTAGCTCCCCCATCCAAACAGTGGAGCTCCTGAccagaagagggaggagagccaGATGACACCAATCGCAATGAAGATGTTAAACCTGTTGATGTGGTGGGCTGCAGCACCAGAGAAACAGGATTAGAAGTTTCAGGAGAGGACTCTGAAAACAAGAACTGGATACATCCTTAATGCCCCAGGTCAGTAGAGCGCACTAAAGCTACACTTTCTTAAAGTCGAGAGTTCAACCATCTGTGATAAAGCAATGGTAAACATTTAGCTTAAAACACATCTGATCGAATCAAATTAATGTTGGGGTTTCACTATTTTGATCGACATATTGCCTTGGtttgatttgtgtttttttttcactttctgttTAATTGACTTAAGCGTTTCCCACATCATGAGCACGTCCACTCTCTCCTGCGAACCCCCCGAGACCATAGTCCAGTGGTCAGCGGTCcgccgggagagagagagagagagagagagagagagaggggggaagcaCCTCCGGGCCACTAACCCCATTTGGCCTCACTCATGCACCTGCATGCGGCTTACAGACCACAGGGGGAGGAGAAGGGATTTCTTGGCATAGGGAGTGGGATGCTGGCATGCGTACCGTGGTGCGGCTGGCATCCTTTGATGTAGCGAACGACACTGATGGCTGTCAGCGTGTTGATGCTGATGAGGCCAAAGAGCAGAATTAGGAAGCCATCCACCtggaacacacaaacaaaccctgAAATTAGGacatctctatctatctatctacctattccactttctctcactatcttatctatctatctatctatctatctctctctctctctctgtgttcataAGCTCTGAGGATGGGGCAGCAGTGCTAGCGACATCACCTCGCTCTGCCCTGCTGCTCTGTGCCAGCCTGGCCAGGTAGATTAGAGGATAAGGAGGAACATGGTGCATCTCTGGTGCAATGAGAAACTCCTGCCCATCTGTTCACTGTCTGATCTAGCACATGTGATTGGGATTCTAGTGTACGGGAGGAAAGATTAGgtagcaaacacaaacaattcCTTGGAGTTGATAGTCTCTAGTCAGTATGTACTATTCCCCTAGTTTCTAGACTTCATCGTATATTCATAGTCTCAGAATAATATTTGGAACTTTCAATCCATGCACAACCTCAAAGTGCTTCTTTTTAAGACTCTGAGGATGAAATAGGAATCACATATCAAACTAAATATGCTGTGACTAATAGCTTTACCTGGCAGGTCCAGAAGGTTTGGAAGAGATACCCATCATCCCTGAAGACGTTGAAGACCTCTAGGATGCCCCGGGAGTATCCAAACATAGCAATCCCAgcatcagataaggccaggttgAGGGTGAGAAAGTCCTGGGCTTGGAGTGTGTGCAACCGCTTGGTCAACAGTAAAATCACCACCCCATTGCCAAGCCAAGACAGCCACCctaaaaaaagcaaaataatCACTCACATCGGTCAAGGAGGTTTATATCAAAAGACATTCCTGTTTTCCCCGCTTGTCCTTTCTCTGAAGTTCACCATCAACAGGGATTGTTTCTTCAGGAGCTTTGAAGTAAAGCTTCAAAGAGTAGGTAAGGCTTCTCTCAAGCCTTCCCACTCTTGGTGGGTATTCTGTATTATGGGTGAAGCACTATGTAATTTTGCAAACATACCATACATACCTGTACATCTAAAAACGGACCCCATCTATCCTAAAGTCGTCTATACATCTACCCTAAAGTCTATACGTCTCAAACATCAATTTTGGTATCCATTTGGTAATaagaaactcacacacacacagcagatgaaTTGATTGAAAAGTTTGGGCATTACCCAGTATGAGTAGATAGATTCCTATGGCCGTTTCTCCCTCGTCCGATACGCGGTACACCGACAGGTTTGCCCTCAGGTTGTCTTGGAGATCCATCATCAGGGTGCCCTTGAGCTTTTGAGCAAGCGTTTGTGTTTCTTTGAGAACCACTATTAGGATGCACTCATTTCAGACAGTTGGTCTCCGTTCCCACAGCTATGCTCCAGTGTTCTAACCCAACTAAACACAACAAACAAGGTAAATTAGAGGTCTGCTTGTCCCTTTGGATAGCTTAGCAGTAGCAGGTGttgctggaggtgtgtgtgtgggagggaggggagtgTCGCTACTGGCCTTAATCTATCCCATAAGGTAAAGCCATCTGGAGCGGCCATACAGATGCAATGGCAGTGCTACATTAATCCCTTAATCCTGTCAAGGCATGAGGCCGTCAGGTCGACGGCGAGGTTTGTGAGTCGGAGAAAGCACAAGTGAGCCACTTACCCATCTCCTGACAGTCCCTTCTCAGGCCTCTCACGCCGATTATAATCTCCATCAGCCGCTGAAATGATCTGACCCAGCAAAATTTCTGGCCcaactgaatttgtaattgaatGGCCCTCTCCTTGGGCCCTAACAACTCAAACCAGAAACTACTGATTAAAGAGATCCTGACAAGACCGGATGTAGAGAGATTTCATCTTAATTCATAAAGCACTTTTATCGAAGGCAAAGTACATGGCATGTGTCCTTCACATTGCTGTAGTCAACCTATAAGGTACCTCAAAGGTGCTTGGTCATGAGTAATCAGATTAAGACGTGATCAATCCATCCATACAATGAGCTGGGAGCTTTTTTTCTGGAGTCTTTGCTAAATGATGACAGACGCAGTGGTTCATCTTTGCATTTAAGTGTTAATCTTTATTTGTTGTGAGAGTTTAGCATCTGAGTAAGACAAACATTATTACAGTATGGTAAACATTATAAAATACATGGAATATGACCAAGAGATCTGAAGAGCTGATCAccgaggcagagagagagagatcctgaTTGGACTGGATGT
Above is a genomic segment from Alosa alosa isolate M-15738 ecotype Scorff River chromosome 19, AALO_Geno_1.1, whole genome shotgun sequence containing:
- the opn6b gene encoding opsin 6, group member b, translated to MMDLQDNLRANLSVYRVSDEGETAIGIYLLILGWLSWLGNGVVILLLTKRLHTLQAQDFLTLNLALSDAGIAMFGYSRGILEVFNVFRDDGYLFQTFWTCQVDGFLILLFGLISINTLTAISVVRYIKGCQPHHAHHINRFNIFIAIGVIWLSSLFWSGAPLFGWGSYKARRYGTCEIDWAQARFSVAYRLYVILIFLFNFFLPISVIVFTYVSIMRMVSASHRNCQGKVSERQKKIERGITQVSLLLCAAFLLAWSPYAVISMWSALGYQVPPLTGLLASLFAKSASFYNPFIYMGLSAKFRTDLAELFHCLRRPLDRLGHGSPVPQEDGREGRGGGGGGGHRPLGLAPDKVQVNLDRFKESVPGDETLLDSGLDSGVELGRSWSDSGAPPEREAGVGGENEERRVGVEGEREQVEMGNPQTDYQRSPLVGPSGPPTLHSFKRRPSNTGRL